One Equus caballus isolate H_3958 breed thoroughbred chromosome 14, TB-T2T, whole genome shotgun sequence DNA segment encodes these proteins:
- the UTP15 gene encoding U3 small nucleolar RNA-associated protein 15 homolog: MAGYKPVAIQTYPVLGEKITQDTLYWNNYKTPVQIKEFGAVSKVDFSPQPPYNYAVTASSRIHIYGRYSQEPIKTFSRFKDTAYCATFRQDGRLLVAGSEDGGVQLFDISGRAPLRQFEGHTKAVHTVDFTADKYHVVSGADDYTVKLWDIPNSKEILTFKEHSDYVRCGCASKLNPDLFVTGSYDHTVKMFDARTSQSVISVEHGQPVESVLLFPSGGLLVSAGGRYVKVWDMLKGGQLLVSLKNHHKTVTCLCLSSSGQRLLSGSLDRKVKVYSTTSYKVVHSLDYAASILSLALAHEDETIVVGMTNGILSVKHRKSEAKKDSLPRRRRPAYRTFIKGKSYMKQRDDILINRPSKKHLELYDRDLKNFRVSKALDRVLEPSCTIKTPEVTVSIIKELNRRGVLANALAGRDEKEISRVLNFLIRNLSQPRFAPVLINAAEIIIDIYLPVIGQSPVVDKKFLVLQGLVEKEIDYQRELLETLGMMDMLFATMTRKDSTLVWQRTSGGLLENKKVES; the protein is encoded by the exons atGGCTGGTTATAAGCCTGTAGCTATTCAAACATACCCTGTACTTGGAGAAAAAATCACCCAAGATACACTGTACTGGAACAACTATAAG acCCCTGTTCAGATCAAGGAGTTCGGTGCAGTGTCAAAAGTTGACTTTTCTCCGCAGCCCCCATATAATTATGCTGTCACAGCTTCTTCAAGg ATTCACATTTATGGCCGGTATTCCCAAGAACCTATAAAAACCTTCTCCCGATTTAAAGACACAGCGTACTGTGCTACTTTTCGACAGGACGGTAGACTGCTGGTGGCTGGCAGTGAAGATGGTGGAGTTCAGCTTTTTGATATAAGTGGGAGGGCTCCTCTCAGGCAGTTTGAAGGCCATACTAA AGCAGTTCATACAGTAGATTTTACAGCTGACAAATATCATGTGGTCTCTGGGGCTGATGATTATACAGTTAAATTATGGGATATTCCAAACTCCAAAGAAATTCTGACGTTCAAAGAACATTCTGATTATGTGAGGTGTGGATGTGCTAGCAAACTGAACCCAGATCTCTTTGTAACAG GGTCATACGATCATACTGTGAAGATGTTTGATGCCCGAACAAGTCAGAGTGTTATCTCTGTTGAGCATGGGCAGCCAGTGGAGAGCGTCCTGCTTTTTCCCTCTGGAGGTCTTCTGGTATCAGCAg GAGGTCGCTATGTTAAAGTCTGGGACATGCTGAAAGGAGGACAGTTGCTGGTGTCCTTGAAAAATCATCATAAAACTGTGACGTGTTTATGTCTGAGCAGCTCTGGGCAAAGGTTGCTCTCTGGCTCACTGGACAG GAAGGTGAAAGTATACAGCACAACTTCCTACAAAGTGGTCCACAGTTTGGATTATGCGGCTTCAATTTTGAGTCTTGCACTCGCA CATGAAGATGAGACAATAGTTGTAGGAATGACCAATGGAATACTGAGTGTCAAACATCGGAAATCTGAAGCAAAGAAGGATTCTCTTCCCAGGAGAAGAAGGCCTGCATATCGAACctttattaaaggaaaaagttaCATGAAGCAACGG GATGACATTTTGATCaacaggccttccaagaaacacCTAGAATTGTATGACAGGGATCTGAAAAATTTCCGGGTCTCTAAGGCACTTGACAGAGTCCTTGAG CCCAGTTGTACAATAAAGACACCTGAGGTTACAGTTTCCATCATAAAGGAGCTAAACCGAAGAGGAGTCCTTGCAAATGCCCTTGCAGGTCGGGATGAAAAGGAAATCAGTcgtgttcttaattttctgataaG gAATCTGTCTCAGCCAAGATTTGCCCCTGTTTTGATCAATGCTGCTGAAATAATTATCG atATCTATCTGCCTGTGATTGGTCAGTCACCTGTAGTTGATAAAAAGTTTTTGGTGCTTCAAGGACTTGTAGAAAAAGAGATTGATTACCAAAGAGAACTCTTAGAAACCTTGGGCATGATGGATATGCTCTTTGCTACCATGACAAGGAAAGACAGCACTTTGGTCTGGCAGCGCACGTCTGGTGGATTGCTAGAGAACAAGAAGGTGGAATCGTAG